A single genomic interval of Zobellia nedashkovskayae harbors:
- a CDS encoding VCBS repeat-containing protein produces the protein MRFRLFYTLIFSLIFLSCNESNDKKLFTKLESSNTGVKFKNILKETEQFNVLEYGYLYNGGGVSVGDVNNDGLTDIYFTGNMVGSRLYINQGDFEFKEIAEKAGVFAEGLWNTGTTMADVNGDGFLDIYVCRSAAPDSNKRKNQLFINNGDLTFTESASKYGVDNSGYSTQASFFDYDKDGDLDLYIINHSTQEYAGFGQITGSLKKKNNPAYSDKLYRNDNGKFKDVSSESGLVSNVLGFGLGLAVSDINNDGWQDIYISNDYNEQDYLYINNQNGTFSESLEKYIGHTSLFSMGSDIADINNDGFMDIMTLDMLPEGNYRQKMVSGPDNYDKYQLLVNSGFYNQTMRNMLQLNNQGESFSEIGQFSGISNTDWSWASLFADLDNDGFKDVFITNGYKRDYTNMDFINYAVQAKLKENKTGKQTAIMELLQNIPATIEENYTYKNNGDLTFSKVNSEWGLDTKSLSNGAAYADLDNDGDLDLIVNNIEEEAFIYRNNSEKFYENNFLRIKLTGSGKNTFGIGSKIIIESKGQILAQEAIYTRGYQSSVDQKLVFGLGENDTIDKLTIVWPDFTEQTLLNVLSNQTLNLKQSDGQSPNKVVKTDSIGVLVDISNDSLIPFQHKENNYIDFKSQQLLPHKLSTQGPKISKGDINGDDLEDLFIGGAKGQTGQLFLQNKKRDFNIGEPYFESDIASEDTNSLFFDADNDNDLDLYVVSGGNAFNEDSKELQDRLYLNHGNGTFKKSTTSLPSMLTSGSCVKASDFDNDGDLDLFVGGRLVPGNYPTSPRSYLLQNDGKGNFKDITATVNSDLERIGMVSDAIWSDFSGDGIDDLMVIGEFMAIRAFENTNGKLIEINNSTLSNAKGWWNSIEQGDFDNDGDVDYIVGNFGLNSQLKASEKEPVALYVKDFDNNGSIDPILTSYIMGESYPVFSKDDLIGQLSFLKGKYLNYADYADQKITDIFSKEDLTDVEVLEATTFATSYIENLGNNNFKISPLPAPAQFAPIYGILIEDLNNDGNLDIILGGNFFGTRVKYGRYDANKGTLLMGNGRGTFKVVNQKESGLNLSGEIRDIKSIPLANKETLLIFSRNNQVPSIYKTNF, from the coding sequence ATGCGTTTCAGATTGTTTTATACCCTTATATTTTCTTTGATATTTCTCTCGTGCAACGAGAGTAATGATAAAAAGCTTTTTACAAAATTAGAATCCTCAAATACCGGTGTAAAATTTAAAAATATTCTAAAAGAAACAGAACAATTTAATGTCTTAGAATATGGCTACTTATATAATGGCGGAGGTGTATCCGTAGGTGATGTTAATAATGATGGTCTTACAGATATATACTTTACCGGAAATATGGTTGGTAGTAGACTTTATATTAATCAAGGAGATTTTGAATTTAAAGAAATAGCTGAAAAAGCCGGTGTTTTTGCAGAAGGCTTATGGAATACAGGAACCACCATGGCAGATGTAAACGGAGACGGGTTTTTGGATATCTACGTTTGCCGATCTGCAGCTCCGGATTCCAATAAGAGAAAAAATCAACTTTTTATAAATAATGGTGACTTGACTTTTACGGAAAGTGCATCAAAATACGGCGTGGATAATTCTGGCTACTCCACTCAAGCTTCATTTTTTGATTATGATAAAGACGGGGATTTAGACCTCTATATAATAAACCACTCTACCCAAGAATATGCAGGTTTTGGTCAGATTACTGGCTCGTTAAAGAAAAAAAATAATCCCGCCTACTCAGATAAGCTGTACCGAAATGACAATGGAAAATTTAAGGATGTTAGTTCTGAATCTGGCCTAGTATCTAATGTTCTGGGCTTTGGACTAGGTTTGGCGGTTTCCGATATTAATAATGACGGCTGGCAGGATATCTATATTTCCAATGATTACAATGAACAAGATTACCTCTACATCAATAATCAAAATGGTACATTTTCAGAAAGTCTTGAGAAATATATAGGACATACTTCGTTATTTTCAATGGGCTCCGACATAGCTGACATTAACAATGATGGCTTCATGGACATTATGACATTGGACATGTTACCAGAAGGCAATTACCGTCAAAAAATGGTTTCGGGTCCTGATAATTATGATAAATACCAACTCTTAGTTAATTCTGGTTTTTACAATCAGACTATGCGTAATATGCTTCAGCTTAACAACCAAGGGGAATCGTTTTCAGAAATAGGACAGTTTTCCGGAATATCAAATACAGATTGGAGTTGGGCTTCCCTGTTTGCCGATTTGGATAATGATGGTTTTAAAGATGTATTCATAACCAATGGGTATAAGAGAGACTATACCAATATGGACTTTATAAATTATGCAGTCCAAGCAAAATTAAAGGAAAACAAGACCGGAAAGCAGACGGCCATTATGGAGCTTTTACAAAATATCCCGGCTACAATAGAAGAAAATTACACTTATAAAAACAATGGGGATTTAACTTTTTCAAAAGTCAACTCTGAATGGGGCTTGGACACAAAATCTCTTTCAAACGGTGCAGCTTATGCTGATTTGGATAATGATGGAGATTTAGATTTAATAGTCAATAATATTGAGGAAGAAGCTTTTATATATAGAAACAATAGTGAGAAATTCTATGAAAACAATTTCCTCAGAATAAAGTTAACCGGTAGTGGTAAAAATACCTTTGGTATTGGTTCAAAAATAATTATTGAAAGTAAAGGTCAAATTTTAGCTCAGGAAGCAATTTACACAAGGGGTTATCAATCTTCCGTAGATCAAAAGCTTGTATTCGGTTTAGGCGAAAATGACACTATAGATAAACTTACCATTGTATGGCCGGATTTTACAGAACAGACTTTACTAAATGTACTAAGCAATCAGACTTTGAATCTAAAGCAATCTGACGGTCAATCACCCAACAAGGTTGTTAAAACAGATTCTATTGGTGTTTTAGTTGACATTAGCAATGATAGTTTGATTCCTTTTCAGCATAAAGAAAACAACTACATCGATTTTAAAAGCCAACAATTACTACCTCACAAACTTTCTACTCAAGGTCCTAAAATATCAAAAGGAGATATCAATGGAGATGATTTAGAAGATTTGTTTATTGGAGGAGCCAAAGGACAAACTGGTCAACTATTTCTACAAAATAAAAAGAGAGATTTCAACATTGGAGAACCATATTTTGAAAGTGATATAGCTTCTGAAGATACCAACTCATTATTCTTTGATGCAGACAATGACAACGACTTAGATTTATACGTCGTGAGCGGCGGAAATGCGTTCAACGAAGACTCCAAAGAATTACAGGATAGACTCTATCTAAACCATGGCAATGGTACATTCAAAAAGTCAACTACATCGCTGCCTTCTATGCTTACAAGTGGCTCCTGTGTTAAAGCCAGTGATTTTGACAATGATGGAGACCTAGACCTTTTTGTAGGTGGTAGATTAGTTCCTGGTAACTATCCAACTAGCCCAAGAAGTTACTTGCTGCAAAATGACGGCAAAGGTAATTTCAAAGATATTACTGCAACTGTAAATTCGGATTTAGAACGTATAGGCATGGTTTCAGATGCTATATGGAGTGATTTTTCTGGCGATGGCATTGACGATTTAATGGTAATTGGGGAATTTATGGCCATTAGAGCTTTTGAGAATACAAACGGGAAACTTATTGAAATCAATAATTCTACACTCAGTAATGCAAAAGGTTGGTGGAACAGTATTGAACAAGGCGATTTTGATAATGATGGTGATGTAGATTATATCGTAGGGAATTTTGGTTTGAACTCCCAACTCAAAGCTTCCGAAAAAGAACCCGTAGCATTATACGTCAAAGATTTTGATAATAATGGTTCTATAGACCCTATTCTAACCTCTTATATAATGGGTGAAAGTTATCCCGTTTTTTCTAAGGATGATTTAATTGGGCAGTTAAGTTTTCTAAAAGGAAAATACTTGAACTACGCAGATTATGCCGACCAGAAAATCACTGATATTTTCTCAAAAGAAGATTTGACCGATGTAGAGGTTTTAGAAGCAACTACTTTTGCTACAAGTTATATAGAAAACTTAGGTAATAATAACTTCAAAATCTCACCTCTCCCCGCCCCTGCTCAATTTGCTCCTATATATGGTATTCTTATAGAAGACCTTAATAATGATGGTAATTTAGATATAATTTTAGGCGGCAATTTTTTTGGAACACGAGTTAAGTATGGCAGGTATGATGCCAATAAGGGAACTCTTCTCATGGGTAATGGGCGCGGAACCTTTAAAGTTGTAAATCAAAAAGAAAGCGGTTTAAACCTAAGCGGAGAAATCAGAGATATTAAATCTATTCCATTAGCAAACAAAGAGACCTTATTAATTTTCTCTCGCAACAATCAAGTTCCTTCAATATATAAAACTAATTTCTAA
- a CDS encoding SusD/RagB family nutrient-binding outer membrane lipoprotein, with amino-acid sequence MKNISLFLVMVLLFASCTGDFEETNTDPLAFAIPDIVESELLQGQAFAQAQYTSMFGENWRYQIAQNLFADIWCQYFATTASGFDSDRYIQVGNWADLAWSSFYVQSLPQIILVEDATEETGNAVGNAMIKIWKVNAFHRMTDYWGPIPYLEVGNTELEAIPYDSQEDIYRSFFVTLDEAVAQLEANLDQVSFTAGDRTYGGDAGKWLKFANSLRLRLAIRVKYVDPVLSQTEAEKAVAAGVFLTNDDNAYVSVDEVNRNPLESITDWGEFRMSATMESILEGYEDPRLASYFTPAVDGDSDGDGSAYEGLLNGQTKVTLETSQNDSHSDMATLYIDTALGGINPPMEVMTAAEVYFLRAEGALEGWAMGGSAEELYEMGISTSMEDREAGDPVSIAAYIASSNTPSAYEAGAEPISDIPVAFSADPETQLEQIITQKWIAIYPNGWEAWAELRRTGYPKQYARAQSDNSDVAADEIMRRMVYVSAQFDTNSESVNAAIAGPELNGADLNSTKLWWDKK; translated from the coding sequence ATGAAAAATATAAGTTTATTCCTTGTTATGGTCTTGCTCTTTGCAAGCTGTACCGGTGATTTCGAAGAAACGAATACAGACCCCTTGGCTTTCGCTATACCAGATATTGTAGAAAGCGAACTTTTACAAGGACAAGCCTTTGCGCAAGCTCAATACACCTCAATGTTTGGTGAAAACTGGAGATACCAAATTGCACAGAATCTTTTTGCTGATATTTGGTGTCAGTATTTCGCAACTACGGCCTCTGGTTTTGATTCAGATCGTTATATCCAAGTTGGTAACTGGGCAGATTTAGCTTGGAGCTCCTTTTACGTTCAATCTCTACCGCAAATTATTTTGGTGGAAGATGCTACAGAAGAAACTGGAAACGCAGTAGGAAATGCAATGATTAAAATTTGGAAAGTAAATGCTTTTCACAGGATGACTGACTATTGGGGTCCAATACCATATTTAGAAGTTGGGAATACTGAATTAGAAGCTATTCCATATGATTCTCAAGAAGATATTTATAGAAGCTTTTTCGTAACGTTAGATGAAGCCGTAGCTCAGTTAGAAGCAAATCTTGATCAAGTTTCATTTACAGCAGGCGATCGTACTTATGGAGGCGATGCAGGAAAATGGTTGAAGTTCGCTAATAGTCTTCGTCTTCGTTTAGCTATTAGAGTTAAGTATGTAGACCCTGTACTATCCCAAACAGAAGCTGAAAAAGCTGTAGCTGCAGGCGTATTTCTAACTAACGATGACAACGCATATGTTTCTGTTGACGAGGTAAACAGAAACCCTTTAGAATCTATTACAGACTGGGGTGAGTTTAGAATGAGTGCTACTATGGAAAGTATTCTAGAAGGATATGAAGATCCTCGTTTAGCATCTTATTTTACACCAGCAGTAGATGGTGATAGCGATGGTGATGGAAGTGCATACGAAGGTTTATTGAACGGTCAAACGAAAGTTACGCTGGAAACTAGTCAAAATGACAGCCATTCGGACATGGCAACACTATATATTGACACGGCCCTAGGAGGAATAAACCCTCCAATGGAAGTCATGACCGCTGCGGAGGTATATTTCTTACGCGCCGAAGGTGCCTTGGAAGGATGGGCAATGGGCGGAAGCGCCGAAGAACTTTACGAAATGGGAATTTCTACATCTATGGAAGATAGAGAAGCTGGTGACCCTGTTTCAATAGCTGCCTATATCGCAAGCTCTAACACTCCATCTGCCTATGAAGCCGGAGCGGAACCAATTTCAGATATACCTGTTGCTTTTAGCGCCGACCCAGAAACTCAATTAGAGCAAATCATAACCCAAAAATGGATAGCAATCTATCCTAACGGTTGGGAAGCATGGGCTGAGTTGAGAAGAACAGGTTATCCAAAACAATATGCTCGTGCACAATCTGACAACTCAGATGTTGCTGCAGATGAAATTATGAGAAGAATGGTGTACGTTTCTGCTCAGTTTGATACAAATTCAGAATCTGTAAATGCTGCTATAGCTGGGCCTGAACTTAATGGTGCAGATCTTAACAGTACCAAACTTTGGTGGGATAAAAAATAA
- a CDS encoding SusC/RagA family TonB-linked outer membrane protein, with the protein MMKKILMFLVLIMGAHPLLAQDKMVNGTVTDANDGMPLPGVNVLVQGSTTGTQTDFDGNYSIEAAEGNVLVFSYIGMKTLSITIGESNVVNTSLQEDASELDEVVVTALGIKRQKKSLTYATQGVDTESIDEARPQQDLVNSLQGKVAGLSIQTSGNGVSGSSKVVLRGNRSIAGSSQALYVVDGVPLGGDISNLSPDDIASINVLKGANAAALYGARANNGAILITTKTGLSDVTTIDFSSTMTADTGNILYDYQNEYGQGSAGIYNGSSTGSWGPRMDGSSIANWSSSPDITGNLPYEAQPNNINDFMQTGFNIANNVSIRTGNETARTFFGYTNENRKGIVAGNELKRHNVTLKIDNKMFNDKIELSAKANYIRTETDNILDTGEAFTNPWRHAYRLPRNIRTVDAEVFEYVATDGNTLQNYWKPGDNGGANPYWTINRNLNENINDRVIGYASLKYNFLDNLSLMVRTAVDHSTTFREDRDYTDSYVVADNGDYETTNTIGIEWNSDFLLSYTKEINEDFNFNINLGGNSRMAEGKWVRTDNQGLNAPNIFAISNALTLASTQDYNKEKVNSLYTFGQIGYKDALFLDLTYRSDWSSTLPFENNRFDYYSAGLSSIISDLITLPEVVSYLKLRGSYAEVGNDTNPYAISRTANTVAGGFVSLSSSQPNSDLKPERTQSLEFGVDARFFNNRLGVDFTYYKSNSIDQLFPVSVDPAFGFSTRFVNGGDIQNKGIEAIVTGTPVQSKDFSWNVSVNFSKNDSEVLRLANNLESLVLDPGNSFFRQFELNVGDPWGNMYSRGFVRDDQNRVIVNDDGTPSVTDGKSVLIGNYNPDWLGGISNSFRFKNFSMSFLIDIRQGGVIGSLTNAILASDGALDITTIGRDGSLVFGDNVFSDLEVVKADGSANDIQTDAETFWASIGGRNAPVGEAFVEDASNVRMREITLGYSLPSSLIDRTPFRNIKLTLVGRNLFFFSNNASVDPEVIVNPDLTSADGYESFSPPTTRSLGLNLKFGF; encoded by the coding sequence ATGATGAAAAAGATTTTAATGTTCCTGGTACTGATTATGGGGGCTCACCCCTTACTAGCACAGGACAAGATGGTTAATGGTACCGTTACCGATGCAAATGACGGAATGCCTTTACCAGGAGTAAATGTACTTGTACAAGGAAGTACAACTGGGACACAGACGGATTTTGACGGTAACTACTCTATAGAAGCTGCCGAAGGAAATGTTCTTGTTTTCTCTTATATAGGTATGAAAACATTGAGCATCACTATTGGCGAATCAAATGTTGTTAATACCTCATTACAAGAAGATGCAAGTGAGCTAGATGAAGTTGTAGTTACAGCACTCGGTATCAAAAGGCAGAAAAAATCATTGACCTACGCTACGCAAGGCGTAGATACTGAAAGTATTGATGAAGCTCGGCCTCAACAAGATTTAGTTAACAGTCTACAAGGTAAGGTAGCCGGTCTTTCCATTCAGACTTCTGGTAATGGTGTTAGCGGATCATCGAAAGTAGTTTTGAGAGGTAACCGTTCTATAGCGGGTAGTAGCCAAGCGCTTTATGTAGTAGATGGTGTGCCATTAGGTGGTGATATTTCGAACTTGAGTCCCGATGATATAGCATCAATTAACGTTTTAAAAGGCGCCAATGCAGCAGCATTGTACGGAGCTAGAGCGAACAATGGTGCTATATTGATTACCACTAAGACAGGACTTAGTGATGTTACTACAATTGACTTTAGCTCTACTATGACTGCAGACACAGGTAATATACTATATGATTACCAAAATGAATATGGCCAAGGTAGTGCTGGTATTTATAATGGATCCTCAACCGGTTCATGGGGTCCTCGCATGGATGGGTCTTCTATAGCAAACTGGTCTTCAAGTCCAGATATTACAGGTAATTTACCATACGAAGCTCAGCCTAACAACATAAATGACTTTATGCAGACAGGTTTTAATATTGCCAATAACGTGTCAATAAGAACAGGTAATGAAACTGCAAGAACTTTTTTCGGATATACCAACGAAAATAGAAAAGGAATCGTTGCAGGTAATGAGCTTAAAAGACATAATGTGACGTTAAAAATCGATAATAAGATGTTTAACGACAAAATAGAACTGAGCGCAAAAGCTAACTATATAAGAACTGAAACAGATAATATTCTTGATACTGGCGAAGCATTTACGAACCCATGGAGACACGCTTATAGATTACCAAGAAATATACGCACAGTAGACGCTGAAGTTTTTGAATATGTTGCAACAGACGGTAATACTTTGCAAAATTACTGGAAACCTGGTGATAATGGTGGGGCAAACCCATATTGGACAATTAATCGTAACCTAAATGAAAACATTAACGACCGGGTTATTGGTTACGCTTCTTTAAAATATAATTTTCTTGACAACCTAAGTTTAATGGTTCGTACTGCAGTAGATCACAGTACTACTTTTAGAGAAGATAGGGATTACACTGATTCATATGTGGTAGCTGATAATGGAGATTACGAAACTACCAATACAATAGGTATCGAATGGAATTCTGATTTCTTATTAAGCTATACTAAAGAAATAAATGAAGACTTTAATTTCAATATAAACTTGGGGGGTAACAGTCGTATGGCTGAAGGTAAATGGGTTCGTACTGACAACCAAGGTTTAAATGCACCTAACATATTCGCTATTAGTAATGCCTTAACCCTTGCATCAACTCAAGATTATAATAAAGAAAAGGTAAATTCACTTTATACTTTTGGCCAAATAGGGTACAAAGATGCGCTATTCTTAGACCTTACTTATAGAAGTGATTGGAGTTCTACTTTACCATTTGAAAATAATAGATTTGACTATTATTCAGCAGGATTAAGTTCTATTATCTCAGATTTGATAACATTACCAGAGGTAGTTTCGTACTTAAAACTTAGAGGTTCATATGCAGAGGTTGGTAATGACACTAATCCATATGCTATTTCTCGAACTGCTAATACGGTTGCAGGTGGTTTTGTTTCACTATCATCTTCTCAACCAAATTCGGATTTAAAACCAGAGAGAACCCAATCTTTAGAATTTGGTGTAGATGCTAGATTTTTTAATAATCGTTTGGGAGTTGATTTCACTTATTACAAGAGTAACAGTATTGACCAATTATTTCCTGTTAGTGTCGATCCTGCTTTTGGTTTTAGCACTCGCTTTGTAAATGGTGGTGATATTCAAAATAAAGGTATTGAAGCCATTGTTACAGGTACTCCCGTACAATCAAAAGATTTTAGTTGGAACGTTTCTGTAAACTTTAGTAAGAATGATAGTGAAGTTTTACGTCTTGCAAACAATCTTGAATCACTTGTTCTTGATCCCGGTAATTCTTTCTTTAGACAATTTGAATTAAATGTTGGTGACCCGTGGGGTAACATGTACTCTAGAGGTTTTGTAAGAGATGACCAAAATAGAGTTATCGTAAATGACGATGGTACCCCGTCGGTAACTGATGGTAAGAGCGTATTAATAGGTAACTACAATCCAGATTGGCTAGGTGGTATTAGTAATAGCTTCCGTTTTAAAAACTTTAGCATGAGTTTCTTAATTGATATTCGTCAAGGTGGAGTAATCGGCTCACTTACTAATGCTATATTAGCTTCTGATGGGGCTCTTGATATTACAACTATTGGTCGTGATGGTTCTTTGGTATTTGGTGACAACGTTTTTAGTGATTTAGAAGTTGTAAAAGCTGATGGTTCTGCTAATGATATTCAAACCGATGCTGAAACATTCTGGGCCTCTATTGGTGGTAGAAATGCCCCTGTTGGAGAAGCTTTTGTTGAAGATGCTTCTAATGTAAGAATGAGAGAAATAACATTAGGCTATAGTTTACCTTCTTCATTAATAGACAGAACGCCTTTTAGAAATATTAAACTTACGTTGGTAGGTAGAAACTTATTCTTCTTTTCCAATAATGCAAGTGTAGATCCAGAGGTTATTGTAAATCCAGATTTAACAAGTGCTGATGGTTATGAATCTTTTTCGCCCCCAACCACAAGAAGTTTAGGGCTAAACCTAAAATTTGGATTTTAA
- a CDS encoding LacI family DNA-binding transcriptional regulator produces MNNKKKTIKDIAKLAGVSKGTVDRVLHKRGKVSKDALEKVEKVLKEIEYHPNPIARNLKENKLYKICVLIPDDKIDAFWTPAHEGIYEAQQEFVMFGLVVEKYLYHPYKKEDFYEKSNQALDASPDVLLITPLFKEESYKIIDTCKEKNIRIALFNNYLNTLNKEVFIGQNLPQSGKIAADLFDKTVLPNSKIGIVHIDIEPHVLLKECGFKSYFKEKNSNHIILDGISFTSDNQVNFEKQFREYLVTNSDLSALFVTNSKAHMLVDILNEVTENCAIIGYDLVHQNIDFLKQGKIDFLIHQRPKEQTYLSISYFAEFFLFGKDVPLKNLLPIDIVTSENVDYYIN; encoded by the coding sequence ATGAACAATAAAAAAAAGACCATTAAAGATATTGCCAAACTTGCCGGGGTATCCAAAGGAACTGTAGATCGTGTTTTGCATAAACGCGGCAAAGTTTCTAAGGATGCTTTAGAAAAGGTCGAGAAAGTATTAAAAGAAATAGAGTATCACCCCAATCCAATTGCAAGAAATTTAAAGGAAAATAAGTTATATAAAATCTGTGTACTCATTCCCGATGATAAAATAGATGCTTTCTGGACACCTGCACATGAAGGAATATATGAAGCCCAACAAGAATTTGTTATGTTTGGTCTTGTAGTTGAAAAATACTTGTATCACCCGTACAAAAAGGAAGATTTCTACGAAAAATCTAATCAAGCATTAGATGCATCACCCGATGTTCTTTTAATAACTCCCCTATTCAAAGAAGAATCCTATAAAATTATTGATACTTGTAAAGAAAAAAATATTAGGATAGCTCTTTTTAATAATTACTTGAACACCCTTAATAAAGAGGTTTTTATTGGCCAAAATCTTCCCCAAAGCGGAAAAATTGCGGCCGATTTATTTGATAAGACCGTTTTACCTAATTCCAAAATTGGAATTGTCCATATTGATATAGAGCCACATGTTTTACTAAAAGAATGTGGTTTTAAAAGTTACTTCAAAGAAAAAAATAGTAATCATATTATTCTAGATGGAATTAGCTTCACTTCTGACAACCAAGTTAATTTTGAAAAGCAGTTTAGAGAGTATCTGGTTACGAATTCAGATTTAAGCGCTTTGTTTGTAACCAACTCCAAAGCCCACATGTTAGTAGACATCCTAAATGAAGTTACTGAGAATTGTGCGATTATCGGTTATGATTTGGTCCATCAAAATATCGATTTTCTGAAACAAGGAAAAATTGATTTTTTAATTCATCAAAGACCAAAAGAACAAACCTATTTAAGCATTAGTTATTTTGCTGAATTTTTCCTTTTTGGAAAAGACGTTCCCTTGAAAAATTTACTTCCTATAGACATCGTTACTTCTGAAAATGTCGATTACTATATAAATTAG